From Enhydrobacter sp., the proteins below share one genomic window:
- a CDS encoding enoyl-CoA hydratase produces MRTYGTLLQEQSGAVRRITTNRPDVLNAQSRILLEELDDAFKRAVDDESVRVIILAGAGKHFSAGHDLGSPQEMEDQKKAALEAGFKGEYRRIFERFFENTMRWRDLPKPTIAQVQGYCIMGGMMIASACDLIIASDDALFADRAVRWGGAHVQYFSMPWDLGPRKAKEFLFTGDFITAAQAEKAGLVNRVVPRADLEEETMVLAQRIAERDPFALKFAKASVNETMDAQGFRQAMEGAFKNYMMTIPHRIEMGTYGPKAREKAPKDRFAVLNQKSKP; encoded by the coding sequence ATGAGGACCTACGGCACGCTTCTCCAGGAGCAGTCCGGCGCGGTGCGCAGGATCACCACCAACCGGCCCGACGTACTGAACGCGCAGAGCCGCATCCTGCTCGAGGAGTTGGACGACGCCTTCAAGCGCGCCGTCGACGACGAGTCGGTGCGGGTGATCATCCTGGCCGGTGCCGGCAAGCACTTCTCGGCGGGTCACGACCTCGGCAGCCCGCAGGAGATGGAGGACCAGAAGAAGGCGGCGCTCGAGGCCGGCTTCAAGGGCGAGTACCGCCGCATCTTCGAGCGGTTCTTCGAGAACACCATGCGCTGGCGCGACCTGCCCAAGCCGACCATCGCCCAGGTCCAGGGTTATTGCATCATGGGAGGCATGATGATCGCCTCAGCCTGCGACCTGATCATCGCCAGCGACGATGCGCTGTTCGCCGACCGCGCCGTGCGCTGGGGCGGCGCGCACGTCCAGTATTTCTCGATGCCGTGGGATCTCGGCCCGCGCAAGGCCAAGGAGTTCCTCTTCACCGGCGACTTCATTACCGCCGCCCAGGCCGAAAAGGCCGGCTTGGTGAACCGAGTCGTGCCGCGCGCCGATCTCGAGGAGGAAACCATGGTGCTGGCCCAGCGCATCGCCGAGCGCGATCCGTTCGCTCTCAAGTTCGCCAAGGCGTCGGTCAACGAGACCATGGACGCGCAGGGCTTCCGGCAGGCCATGGAGGGCGCCTTCAAGAACTACATGATGACCATCCCGCATCGCATCGAGATGGGCACCTACGGGCCGAAGGCGCGCGAGAAGGCGCCGAAGGACCGCTTCGCCGTGTTGAACCAGAAGAGCAAGCCATGA
- a CDS encoding acyl-CoA dehydrogenase family protein — MTELTEASVRAEVRAWLAANWNPDLGLVEWRNKLIDSGWGVPGWPRQWYGRDLSPGLVPAVEEEIQKSGAIGVAKAGIRTLAAATILAHGTDLHKQKFLRRILTGEDTWCQLFSEPGSGSDVAGAVTRAELRGNKWVVNGQKVWTTSAHHADYGLLLARTDWDKPKHKGLSYFIIDMHQPGVKVQPLKQMNGHASFNQVFMTDAEVMPEFLVANVGDGWQVTTTTLMHERRGADALRSWAVGSTREGRAYDEERAEIATVMEPYKWYPQRAGRVDLILTRARETGRIDDPVLRQEIARVLIMSKSAEWLARRARTAQELGRPQGPEGSLGKLIASNVARAAARVHTQISGADALLSGDDGPMKGVIAEILVSVPATSIAGGTDEIQRNIIAERVLKMPREPSIDTDKPFRDVPRNTVS, encoded by the coding sequence ATGACCGAACTCACCGAAGCCTCCGTCCGCGCCGAGGTCCGCGCCTGGCTCGCGGCCAACTGGAATCCCGACCTCGGCCTCGTCGAATGGCGCAACAAGCTGATCGATTCGGGCTGGGGCGTACCCGGCTGGCCGAGGCAATGGTACGGCCGCGACTTGTCACCCGGCCTCGTGCCGGCGGTCGAGGAAGAGATCCAGAAGAGCGGCGCCATCGGCGTCGCCAAGGCCGGCATCCGTACCCTGGCGGCCGCCACCATCCTGGCGCACGGCACCGACCTGCATAAGCAGAAGTTCCTGCGCCGCATCCTCACCGGCGAGGACACCTGGTGCCAACTCTTCAGCGAGCCCGGCAGCGGCTCGGACGTGGCGGGCGCCGTGACGCGCGCGGAGCTTCGCGGCAACAAGTGGGTGGTGAACGGCCAGAAGGTGTGGACGACCAGCGCGCACCATGCCGACTACGGCCTGCTGCTCGCCCGCACCGACTGGGACAAGCCCAAGCACAAGGGCCTCTCCTACTTCATCATCGACATGCACCAGCCCGGCGTGAAGGTGCAGCCGTTGAAGCAGATGAACGGCCACGCCTCCTTCAACCAGGTGTTCATGACCGACGCCGAGGTGATGCCGGAGTTCCTGGTCGCCAATGTCGGCGACGGCTGGCAGGTGACGACCACGACCTTGATGCACGAGCGGCGCGGCGCCGATGCGCTCAGGAGCTGGGCCGTCGGCTCGACCCGCGAGGGCCGCGCCTATGACGAGGAGCGCGCCGAGATCGCCACGGTGATGGAGCCCTACAAGTGGTATCCGCAACGCGCCGGCCGCGTCGACCTGATCCTGACGCGCGCGCGCGAGACCGGGCGCATCGACGATCCCGTGCTGCGCCAGGAGATCGCGAGAGTGCTGATCATGTCGAAGTCGGCCGAATGGCTGGCGCGGCGCGCCCGCACGGCGCAGGAACTCGGCCGGCCGCAGGGACCGGAAGGGTCGCTCGGCAAGCTGATCGCGAGCAATGTCGCGCGCGCCGCGGCGAGGGTGCACACGCAGATCTCGGGCGCCGACGCGCTGCTCAGCGGCGACGACGGCCCGATGAAGGGCGTGATCGCCGAGATCCTGGTCTCGGTACCGGCGACGTCGATCGCGGGCGGCACCGACGAGATCCAGCGCAACATCATCGCCGAGCGCGTGCTGAAGATGCCCCGGGAGCCGAGCATCGACACCGACAAGCCGTTCCGCGACGTGCCGCGCAACACCGTCTCCTAG
- a CDS encoding enoyl-CoA hydratase/isomerase family protein: protein MVASDMTQELLYDKRGDVGWITFNRPQARNALTFAMYEGLAEVCERIAGAGEVKALVVTGAGDKAFAAGTDIAQFRDFESGEDGIAYERKMDRILGIVERCRVPTVAAIAGFCTGGGAAIAAVCDFRIAAQGAQFGFPIARTLGNCLSMGNYARLVALVGPQRVKEMILLAKLVDAQTALSIGLVSELLPDVASLHARAMELARTLAGHAPITLQVTKEALRRLQEKMGEADIDDLIRATYGSADFREGMEAFLSKRAPKWSGR from the coding sequence ATGGTGGCTTCTGACATGACCCAAGAACTGCTCTACGACAAGCGCGGCGACGTGGGCTGGATCACCTTCAACCGCCCGCAGGCCCGCAACGCGCTGACCTTTGCCATGTACGAGGGGCTCGCGGAAGTCTGCGAGCGGATCGCCGGCGCGGGCGAGGTCAAGGCGCTGGTGGTCACCGGCGCGGGCGACAAGGCCTTCGCCGCCGGCACCGACATCGCCCAGTTTCGCGACTTCGAGAGCGGCGAGGACGGCATCGCCTACGAGCGCAAGATGGACCGCATCCTGGGCATCGTCGAGCGCTGCCGGGTGCCGACGGTGGCGGCCATCGCCGGCTTCTGCACCGGCGGCGGCGCCGCCATCGCCGCGGTCTGCGACTTCCGCATCGCCGCCCAAGGCGCGCAGTTCGGCTTCCCCATCGCCCGCACGCTGGGCAACTGCCTCTCCATGGGCAACTACGCCCGCCTCGTCGCCCTGGTCGGGCCGCAACGCGTGAAGGAGATGATCCTGCTTGCGAAGCTGGTCGACGCGCAAACCGCCCTGTCGATCGGGCTGGTGAGCGAGCTGCTGCCCGATGTCGCGTCGCTGCACGCGCGCGCCATGGAACTGGCAAGAACCCTGGCCGGCCATGCACCCATCACCCTGCAGGTCACCAAGGAGGCCTTGCGCCGCCTGCAGGAAAAGATGGGCGAAGCCGACATCGACGACCTGATCCGCGCGACCTACGGCAGCGCCGACTTTCGCGAGGGCATGGAGGCGTTCCTTTCCAAGCGCGCGCCGAAATGGAGCGGGCGATGA
- a CDS encoding aminotransferase class V-fold PLP-dependent enzyme, whose translation MAEHRKPRLSRQGRRTYGPILLLIGAPRKVNAPAPAAPSSQVNAKPRGRQFFNNPGPTNIPDRILRAMDRAVLDFMSPEFLEIQHAVHAGVKRIVRTDQTLFMYASTGHGAWEAAIANLFSPGDTVLVVETGYFSMGWGDMARQVGVRVETVEADWRKGVDIARLAERLAADKAHEIKAVLAVHNETATGMVLPMQEIRRALDEARHPALLLSDTISSLASMEYKMDAWGIDLTVGGSQKGLMLPTGLALTAVSDKAMAVARKSKLPKYYFSWELMAARKPQRFIGTVPVHFFFGLQESIKMLEEEGLDATFARHARLAEATRAAVRAWGGPNGGADGRGPQLFGQTTDRLSNSVTTIMMPEGHSSDLMRKVALERYNLSLGGGLGPLMGKVFRIGHMGDLNEPMLLGCLATTELAMKTAGVPFAPGGVDAAIRSLAGEA comes from the coding sequence ATGGCAGAGCATCGCAAGCCTCGCTTGTCCCGCCAAGGGCGGCGGACCTACGGTCCGATACTTCTGTTGATCGGAGCCCCGAGAAAAGTGAACGCCCCAGCGCCCGCCGCACCATCCTCCCAGGTCAACGCCAAGCCGCGCGGACGCCAGTTCTTCAACAATCCCGGCCCCACCAACATTCCCGACCGCATCCTGCGCGCCATGGACCGCGCGGTGTTGGACTTCATGTCGCCGGAGTTCCTCGAGATCCAGCACGCCGTCCATGCCGGCGTGAAGCGCATCGTCAGGACCGACCAGACGCTGTTCATGTACGCCTCGACCGGGCACGGCGCCTGGGAGGCCGCGATCGCCAACCTGTTCTCGCCCGGCGACACAGTGCTGGTGGTCGAGACCGGCTACTTCTCCATGGGCTGGGGTGACATGGCCCGCCAGGTCGGCGTCAGGGTCGAGACGGTGGAGGCCGATTGGCGCAAGGGCGTCGACATCGCGCGACTCGCCGAGCGCCTCGCCGCCGACAAGGCGCATGAGATCAAGGCCGTGCTTGCCGTCCACAACGAGACCGCGACCGGCATGGTGCTGCCGATGCAGGAGATCCGCCGCGCCCTCGACGAGGCGAGGCATCCGGCCCTGTTGCTCTCCGACACCATCTCCTCGCTCGCCTCGATGGAATACAAGATGGATGCCTGGGGCATCGATCTCACCGTCGGCGGTAGCCAGAAGGGCCTGATGCTGCCGACCGGTCTCGCCCTCACCGCGGTCAGCGACAAGGCGATGGCGGTGGCGCGCAAATCCAAACTGCCGAAATACTACTTCAGCTGGGAACTCATGGCCGCCCGCAAGCCGCAGCGCTTCATCGGCACCGTGCCGGTCCATTTCTTCTTCGGCCTCCAGGAGTCTATCAAGATGCTGGAGGAGGAAGGGCTCGACGCCACCTTTGCCCGCCACGCCCGGCTCGCCGAAGCGACGCGCGCCGCGGTGCGTGCCTGGGGCGGCCCGAACGGCGGCGCCGACGGCCGGGGTCCGCAGCTCTTCGGCCAAACGACCGATCGGCTCTCCAACTCCGTGACCACGATCATGATGCCGGAAGGCCACAGTTCCGACCTCATGCGCAAGGTCGCGCTGGAACGCTACAACCTGTCGCTGGGCGGCGGGCTGGGGCCGCTGATGGGCAAGGTCTTCCGCATCGGTCATATGGGCGATCTCAACGAGCCGATGCTGCTGGGCTGTCTCGCCACGACCGAACTGGCGATGAAAACGGCCGGCGTGCCCTTCGCGCCGGGCGGCGTCGATGCCGCGATCCGCTCGCTGGCCGGCGAGGCCTGA
- a CDS encoding carbonic anhydrase, translated as MALERLLKGFADFRLGYYREHLNLFEKLATEGQSPEILIVGCADARVDPGILTQTRPGDIFTVRNVGAMVPPAQLPPDQRHHGTSAAIEFAVRGLKVKHIVVLGHALCGGIAALVDGAAGQFAHFDYMSTWTSIAKEPRDLLLRELAGRPRGEILRAMEQAGAVNSVRNLMTFPWIAERVAAGSLVLHAWWFNLTEGQLYAFNTDAAAFEPVLGVQLQPAVVATTALSAIAPERLVARLAGHKPAF; from the coding sequence ATGGCATTGGAACGACTCCTCAAGGGCTTCGCGGATTTCCGCCTGGGATACTATCGCGAACATCTCAATCTGTTCGAGAAACTCGCAACCGAGGGCCAGTCGCCCGAGATCCTGATCGTGGGCTGCGCCGATGCGCGCGTCGATCCCGGCATCCTGACGCAGACCAGGCCGGGCGACATCTTCACTGTGCGCAACGTGGGGGCCATGGTGCCGCCGGCCCAGCTACCGCCCGACCAGCGGCACCACGGCACGTCGGCCGCCATCGAGTTCGCCGTGCGCGGCCTCAAGGTGAAGCACATCGTCGTGCTGGGGCACGCCTTGTGCGGCGGCATCGCCGCGCTGGTCGACGGAGCGGCCGGTCAGTTCGCGCATTTCGACTACATGTCGACCTGGACCAGCATCGCCAAGGAGCCGCGCGACCTGCTGCTGCGCGAGCTGGCAGGACGGCCGCGCGGCGAGATCCTTCGGGCGATGGAGCAGGCAGGGGCGGTCAACAGCGTACGCAACCTCATGACCTTTCCGTGGATCGCCGAGCGCGTCGCGGCGGGGTCGCTGGTGCTGCATGCCTGGTGGTTCAACCTGACCGAGGGTCAGCTCTACGCCTTCAACACCGACGCGGCGGCCTTCGAGCCGGTCCTCGGCGTCCAGCTCCAGCCGGCGGTAGTGGCGACCACGGCGCTGTCGGCGATCGCTCCCGAACGTCTCGTGGCGCGGCTCGCCGGACACAAGCCCGCATTCTGA
- a CDS encoding amidohydrolase family protein produces the protein MPYASGRVIHDADAHIMEVPGFLDDHLDARSRAKVTDAVLFPRRGGFHSHLSEEHRRKTALMPFDESRIMLAKNWDALGSWRKQDRPRSIDLLGFSSQLMFTTALLNYSNVLEGGRDPELAYAVARAHARHMVEFCSVDRRLLPTAYVPLIDFEKTAACAREAIEAGAKALMIPSRCPDAHSPSHVGFDPLWATAQEAGLPIVFHVGGGGKLLEAAYFNNGLPPVPDFHGGDDNFKSIDYMAIAYPPMKALTALIVDRVLDRFPRLKFGVIEQGASWVPGWMRNMDSAHNAFYKNEERLQKMSLRPSEFVARQVRVTPYPHEDTGWIIANSGDEICLFSSDYPHVEGGRHPIKRFEASMEKAGIGEAQRQRFYCDNFVDLMGAGLAPELRKAA, from the coding sequence ATGCCCTACGCCAGCGGCCGCGTCATTCACGATGCCGATGCGCACATCATGGAGGTGCCGGGCTTCCTCGACGACCATCTCGATGCAAGGTCGCGCGCCAAGGTGACGGACGCTGTGCTGTTCCCGCGCCGCGGCGGCTTTCACAGCCATCTGAGCGAGGAGCACCGTCGCAAGACCGCGCTGATGCCGTTCGACGAATCGCGCATCATGCTGGCCAAGAACTGGGACGCGCTCGGCTCCTGGCGCAAGCAGGACCGGCCGCGCTCGATCGACCTCCTGGGTTTCTCGAGCCAGCTCATGTTCACCACGGCGTTGCTCAACTACTCGAACGTGCTGGAAGGCGGCCGCGATCCCGAGCTCGCCTATGCCGTCGCGCGCGCCCACGCGCGGCACATGGTGGAATTCTGCAGCGTCGACAGGCGGCTGCTACCGACGGCTTACGTGCCGCTGATCGACTTCGAGAAGACGGCGGCCTGCGCCCGCGAGGCGATCGAGGCCGGCGCCAAGGCACTAATGATCCCCTCGCGCTGTCCCGACGCCCATTCGCCGAGCCATGTCGGCTTCGATCCGCTGTGGGCGACGGCCCAGGAAGCAGGCCTGCCGATCGTGTTCCATGTCGGCGGCGGCGGGAAGCTCCTGGAGGCCGCCTATTTCAACAACGGTCTGCCGCCGGTGCCCGACTTCCACGGCGGCGACGACAATTTCAAGTCGATCGACTACATGGCCATCGCCTATCCGCCCATGAAGGCCTTGACGGCGCTGATCGTCGACCGCGTGCTCGACCGCTTCCCGCGGCTGAAGTTCGGCGTCATCGAGCAGGGTGCGTCGTGGGTGCCGGGCTGGATGCGCAACATGGATAGCGCCCACAACGCCTTCTACAAGAACGAGGAGCGGCTGCAGAAGATGTCGCTCAGGCCCAGCGAGTTCGTCGCCCGCCAGGTCCGGGTCACGCCCTATCCTCACGAGGACACCGGCTGGATCATCGCCAACTCGGGCGACGAGATCTGCCTCTTCTCGTCCGACTATCCGCATGTCGAGGGCGGTCGCCACCCGATCAAGCGCTTCGAAGCCTCGATGGAGAAGGCCGGCATCGGCGAGGCGCAGAGGCAACGCTTCTACTGCGACAACTTCGTCGACCTGATGGGCGCCGGGCTGGCGCCGGAACTGAGGAAGGCGGCATGA
- a CDS encoding porin family protein, which produces MLLRLVAFTLTAAAAPFVGAGAQDRARAVDIPASAFGPSWTGFYVGAGFGAGALESAVTSTGTVGLTVDRSAGSGILAAVYGGVDYQLLPRALVGILVEGTWSNIGGSASAQAPGVSASLTRKADFGWSALVRAGVLAHPTTLLYLIGGYSGQNLRTDGTALAGGALAGFSRNEYFNGWTIGTGVETRLGGGWSTKLEYRYTQFESKAAPGTSFVVQPTTHTARVGLTYKFGSFGDDAAAGVAGESPARDWTGIYLGAGAGASASINRLDASFGNASSSLDAGGHALLGTVFAGYDFHVAPRLVLGVLGDLTWTGPQSLQTLNAGGGTFTITSRTNMSWDALARVGFLPSPSTLLYAAGGYTGEHVTTTASASVGGFNASATQDDVVNGWTVGPGVETVIFGGWTTRLEYRYSRFERKAVTAGTSVQPSMHTVRAGLAYKFGAGK; this is translated from the coding sequence GTGCTCCTCAGGCTTGTTGCATTCACACTGACGGCAGCCGCGGCGCCTTTCGTCGGTGCCGGCGCGCAGGATCGCGCGCGCGCCGTCGACATACCGGCCAGCGCCTTCGGCCCGAGTTGGACCGGCTTCTATGTCGGTGCAGGTTTCGGCGCCGGTGCCCTGGAAAGCGCCGTGACGTCCACCGGCACCGTCGGCCTGACGGTCGACCGCAGCGCCGGCTCGGGCATCCTTGCCGCGGTCTATGGCGGCGTCGACTACCAGCTCCTGCCGCGCGCGCTGGTCGGCATCCTCGTCGAGGGCACCTGGTCGAACATCGGCGGCTCGGCATCCGCCCAGGCGCCGGGTGTGTCGGCCAGCCTGACGCGCAAGGCCGACTTCGGGTGGAGCGCGCTGGTGCGCGCTGGCGTGCTGGCGCATCCCACGACCCTGCTCTACCTGATCGGCGGCTACAGCGGCCAGAATTTGCGCACCGACGGCACGGCGCTCGCCGGCGGCGCCCTGGCGGGCTTCTCGCGCAACGAGTACTTCAACGGCTGGACGATCGGCACCGGCGTGGAGACGCGGCTGGGCGGCGGCTGGTCGACCAAGCTCGAATACCGCTACACGCAGTTCGAATCGAAAGCCGCGCCCGGCACGTCCTTCGTCGTCCAGCCGACCACGCACACCGCCCGCGTCGGCCTTACCTACAAGTTCGGCAGCTTTGGCGACGACGCGGCCGCCGGCGTTGCCGGCGAGAGTCCGGCGCGCGACTGGACCGGCATCTATCTCGGCGCCGGCGCCGGCGCGAGCGCCTCGATCAACCGCCTCGACGCCAGCTTCGGCAATGCGTCGAGCTCGCTCGACGCGGGCGGCCACGCGCTGCTGGGCACGGTGTTCGCCGGCTACGATTTTCATGTCGCGCCGCGATTGGTGCTCGGCGTGCTGGGCGACCTGACCTGGACCGGCCCCCAGTCGCTGCAGACCCTGAATGCCGGCGGCGGCACCTTCACCATCACGTCGCGCACCAACATGTCGTGGGACGCGCTGGCGCGCGTCGGCTTCCTGCCGTCGCCATCGACGCTGCTTTACGCGGCGGGCGGATACACGGGCGAGCACGTCACGACGACCGCGTCCGCGTCGGTCGGCGGCTTCAACGCGAGCGCAACCCAGGACGACGTCGTCAACGGCTGGACCGTCGGGCCGGGCGTCGAGACGGTCATCTTCGGCGGCTGGACGACGAGGCTCGAATATCGCTACAGCCGGTTCGAGCGCAAGGCGGTGACGGCCGGGACCAGCGTGCAGCCGTCGATGCACACGGTGCGCGCCGGCCTCGCCTACAAGTTCGGCGCCGGCAAATAG
- a CDS encoding acyl-CoA/acyl-ACP dehydrogenase has translation MKFSFSPEQEEFRSNLRRFLADRSSTKEVRRLMETEAGYERAAWQKMNVDLGLTAVRIPEAYGGQGFGFGEQAIVLEEMGRALACAPYFSTAVLAAGAILNAGSEADKRALLPGIASGETVATLAWVEDNGRWDAEGTTLKAASSGGGWTLDGHKSFVLDGHTADLIVVLARAPQGPTLFTVAGDARGLARRAVEAMDPTRKMARLEFNGVSARLLGEAGQAAAAFARTMDEAAILLANEMAGGAERLREDALAYARMRMQFGRPIASFQSMKHKQADMLVDVELAKSAAYYAAAALDEGDSDIPAIACLAKAQASEAYLQTAIHAIQIHGGIGFTWDNDTHLWFKRAKASEVFLGDATHHRELMMQRWAA, from the coding sequence ATGAAGTTCAGTTTTTCGCCCGAGCAGGAAGAGTTCCGTTCCAACCTGCGCCGCTTCCTCGCCGACCGGTCGTCGACCAAGGAGGTGCGACGGCTGATGGAGACCGAGGCCGGATACGAGCGTGCGGCTTGGCAGAAAATGAACGTCGATCTGGGCCTGACGGCAGTGCGCATTCCCGAGGCCTATGGCGGCCAGGGCTTCGGCTTCGGCGAGCAGGCCATCGTGCTCGAGGAGATGGGCCGCGCGCTCGCCTGCGCCCCCTACTTCTCGACGGCCGTGCTGGCGGCGGGCGCGATCCTCAACGCGGGCAGCGAGGCCGACAAGAGGGCGCTGCTGCCGGGCATCGCGTCGGGCGAGACGGTGGCGACGCTCGCCTGGGTCGAGGACAACGGCCGCTGGGATGCCGAGGGAACGACGTTGAAGGCGGCTTCGTCGGGCGGCGGCTGGACGCTCGATGGCCACAAGAGCTTCGTGCTGGACGGCCATACCGCCGACCTGATCGTCGTCCTGGCCCGGGCGCCGCAGGGGCCGACTCTCTTCACCGTCGCGGGCGACGCACGGGGACTGGCGCGCCGCGCTGTCGAGGCCATGGATCCGACGCGCAAGATGGCGCGGCTCGAATTCAACGGTGTTTCCGCCCGGCTGCTGGGCGAGGCAGGGCAGGCGGCGGCGGCCTTCGCGCGGACCATGGACGAGGCAGCCATCCTGCTCGCCAACGAGATGGCGGGCGGCGCCGAGCGGCTGCGCGAGGACGCGCTCGCCTACGCCCGCATGCGCATGCAGTTCGGCCGGCCGATCGCCTCGTTCCAGTCGATGAAGCACAAGCAGGCCGACATGCTTGTCGATGTCGAGCTCGCCAAGTCGGCGGCCTACTATGCCGCCGCCGCGCTCGATGAGGGCGACAGCGACATCCCCGCCATCGCCTGCCTCGCCAAGGCGCAGGCCAGCGAGGCCTACCTGCAGACGGCGATCCACGCCATCCAGATCCACGGCGGCATCGGCTTCACCTGGGACAACGACACCCATCTCTGGTTCAAGCGCGCCAAGGCCTCCGAGGTGTTCCTGGGCGACGCCACGCATCATCGAGAGCTGATGATGCAGCGCTGGGCCGCGTGA
- a CDS encoding 2-keto-4-pentenoate hydratase produces the protein MSPDISHAVRLLLEARRSGKQVAPPFALPDRSAVYAIQDGVARETGPVSGWKVGARTPTAEPNCAPLLAGTLARSPASFDGKAMHMIGIETEISFHVVRDIAPRGAPVGRDEALAAIGDAFVGMEVVDTRLADFDKADPEWLLADNQMNHALVVGDSVPDWRSLDWAGLRVRLTIDGQPVVDQQGGLGAVDPVRPLAWMIDHAVRLRGGIRRDQAITTGSWTGLRYFPPGTRALGEFVGLGSVEATF, from the coding sequence ATGAGCCCCGACATTTCCCACGCCGTGCGGCTCCTCCTCGAGGCGCGCCGTTCCGGCAAGCAGGTGGCGCCGCCGTTCGCGCTGCCGGATCGCTCTGCGGTCTATGCCATTCAGGACGGCGTCGCGCGCGAGACCGGGCCGGTGTCGGGCTGGAAGGTCGGCGCGCGCACGCCGACCGCCGAACCCAATTGCGCGCCGCTGCTCGCCGGCACGCTGGCCCGGTCACCCGCATCGTTCGACGGCAAGGCGATGCACATGATCGGCATCGAGACCGAGATCTCCTTTCATGTCGTGCGCGACATCGCCCCGCGCGGCGCGCCGGTCGGCCGCGACGAGGCGCTGGCCGCGATCGGCGACGCGTTTGTCGGCATGGAGGTGGTCGACACGCGCCTCGCCGATTTCGACAAGGCCGATCCCGAATGGCTGCTGGCCGACAACCAGATGAACCATGCGCTGGTCGTCGGCGACAGCGTGCCCGATTGGCGGTCGCTCGACTGGGCCGGACTTCGGGTCAGGCTGACGATCGACGGCCAGCCGGTTGTCGACCAGCAGGGCGGGCTGGGTGCGGTCGATCCGGTGCGACCGCTGGCCTGGATGATCGACCATGCCGTGCGCCTGCGCGGCGGCATTCGCCGCGATCAGGCGATCACGACCGGCTCGTGGACCGGCCTGCGATACTTCCCGCCGGGCACGAGGGCGCTCGGCGAGTTCGTCGGCCTGGGAAGCGTCGAGGCAACGTTCTGA
- a CDS encoding aminotransferase class III-fold pyridoxal phosphate-dependent enzyme yields the protein MTTAPTNSAIIADYRARTPGSGALYERARKVLPSGITHDARYLDPYSIHVARAKGPRKWDVDGNEYVDYFGGHGAMLLGHSHPAVVEAVKRQMDSGTHYGSSHELEVRWAELVGELIPCAEKVRFTASGTEASHMAIRLARAFTGKDKIVRFTGHFHGWHDNVAAGATSHYDGTTTPGVPQGVADLTILMPADNIDAVVKLIETRDDIAAVMFEPSGASWGQVPLPPGFVQAVRDVTKKRGVVMLMDEVITGFRWSSGGAQKALGVTPDLCILAKIVAGGLPGGAVAGKRELLDRIDHAATAARGQEKIAHPGTYNANPLSAAAAVVALSLVRDEDLAEKANKTAAELRSALRQVLIEESVPWGIYGQSSTFLIYPNPSGDPVDPRTFDAQKVPFAKLKGARGAGNLTGKIRMGLMTHGVDIMAAPGGFVSATHGGAEIEKTVHALRQTVRALKAEREVKVA from the coding sequence ATGACCACCGCGCCGACCAATTCCGCCATCATCGCCGACTACCGCGCCCGCACCCCGGGCTCCGGCGCACTGTACGAACGCGCCCGCAAGGTGCTGCCGAGCGGCATCACCCACGACGCGCGCTATCTCGACCCCTATTCGATCCACGTCGCGCGGGCCAAGGGGCCGCGCAAGTGGGACGTCGACGGCAACGAGTACGTCGACTATTTCGGCGGCCACGGTGCCATGCTGCTCGGCCATTCGCATCCCGCCGTGGTCGAGGCGGTGAAGCGGCAGATGGATTCCGGCACGCACTACGGCTCGAGCCATGAGCTCGAGGTGCGCTGGGCCGAGCTGGTGGGCGAGCTGATCCCCTGCGCCGAGAAGGTGCGCTTCACCGCCTCGGGCACCGAGGCCTCGCACATGGCGATCCGCCTCGCCCGCGCCTTCACCGGCAAGGACAAGATCGTGCGCTTCACCGGCCACTTCCACGGCTGGCACGACAACGTCGCCGCCGGCGCCACCTCGCACTACGACGGCACGACCACGCCGGGCGTGCCGCAGGGCGTGGCCGACCTCACCATCCTGATGCCGGCCGACAACATCGACGCCGTCGTGAAGCTGATCGAGACGCGCGACGACATCGCCGCCGTCATGTTCGAGCCGTCGGGCGCGTCGTGGGGCCAGGTGCCGCTGCCGCCGGGCTTCGTGCAGGCGGTGCGCGATGTCACGAAGAAGCGCGGCGTGGTCATGCTGATGGACGAGGTGATCACCGGCTTCCGCTGGTCGTCGGGCGGGGCGCAGAAGGCGCTGGGCGTCACGCCCGACCTCTGCATCCTGGCCAAGATCGTCGCCGGCGGGCTGCCGGGCGGCGCGGTCGCGGGCAAACGCGAGCTGCTCGACCGCATCGACCATGCGGCGACGGCGGCCAGGGGCCAGGAGAAGATCGCCCATCCCGGCACCTACAACGCCAACCCGCTGTCGGCCGCGGCCGCCGTCGTGGCGCTGTCGCTGGTGCGCGACGAGGACCTTGCCGAGAAGGCCAACAAAACGGCGGCCGAGCTGCGCTCCGCGCTGCGCCAGGTGCTGATCGAGGAGAGCGTGCCGTGGGGCATCTACGGCCAATCCTCGACTTTCCTGATCTATCCCAACCCGTCGGGCGATCCGGTCGATCCCCGGACCTTCGATGCCCAGAAGGTGCCGTTCGCCAAGCTCAAGGGCGCGCGCGGCGCCGGCAACCTCACCGGCAAGATCCGCATGGGGCTGATGACCCACGGCGTCGACATCATGGCCGCCCCCGGCGGCTTCGTGTCGGCGACGCACGGCGGCGCGGAGATCGAGAAGACGGTGCATGCGCTGCGCCAGACGGTGCGGGCCCTGAAGGCCGAGCGCGAAGTGAAGGTGGCTTGA